The nucleotide sequence TGGTGCTGAACCAGCCCAGGATCTTATTGCTGCTGGAAGGCACAGTGTTGAGCGCATTGCTTTTCACATTTTCCAGTACCGTGGCAAAAAGGCCTCCGTTGTTGATCTGGTTATAAGCCTGGTTCATGAAATTATAGGTAGGATAACTAAGGGATGAAAATTGTACGATCACTGTATCGCCCAGCTGGTAAGGCTTGTCATCGCGGGTGATGCTTTCACTCAAGGGCATGATGAGCTGGAAGCCATCCGCCACGCCTTCATCAAAAGCACCGTCCACCGCAAAGGCGTCCGTATTGCGGGTTTGGAGGTTGTTGCGGTAAGCGCGCAGCCAGTAGTAATCCGTGGCGCCCTTGATATCGGTGATGAACACCCTTGCAAAGTAGCCTTCCTTGCCTGCGATATTGTCATCTTTCGACTTGTACTTGTACGTGATGGAATCTATCTCGGGAATGCGTTTGATGGTGTCGTATGCTTCGTAAATATCGCCTTTGTACTCGATGTGGAGTTTGTACACGTGACCCAGGATGCCGATGGACTTGCCGGTACCGGGATCGTAGCTATAGTAGCCATCCGCACCAAACCTGAATGGATAGCTGTTATTGCTGGTGAGGTCAAACAACGTCATGGTGGCGTCGCTGAGCACGGGGGCTGCATTGTTGTCCTGGTAAGGCACGGAGCTGGTGAAGCGGATCTTCTGCACACCCGGCTGGTCGGTGATCACGGCATCCAGCACGGGGTAGTTCTTTTTGTTGGGCACATTCAGGTTGATGGTGTCTGTGCAGGCTGTGAAAAACAGGCCCAGTGCCACTAATATGAGTAATGAATATTTCTGCATGTTGATTAGAATTTAAAGTTGTACGTAACACCGGGGATCACACTGCCAATGATGGACAGGCGTACCGCTTCGCGATGTGCAGGATTGTCGGGGTCCTGCTGGAAGAAGATGGAGTAGGCATTGCGGCGCATGTACACGTTGTACAGGGAGAATACCCATTCACCCTGCCAGCGTTTGCGCTGATGGCCTTTCAGGGTGTAGCTCAGGTCCAGGCGGTGATAGGCCGGCAGGCGGTAGTTGCTGCGCTCATCCGTGGTATTGTAGGGGATATCCCACTGCTGGTATTCCAGGCGGGCATCTGCATACGTAGCGGGTGTGCCGGATGCATAGGTGAAGTTTGCCGAGAGGGAGTGGCGCTTATCAAATTCATGGGTGGCCACTATGCTCAGGTTATGGGTACGGTCGTAACGGTTCAGGATCCAGTTGCCACCGCTGATGCCGGCGGTCTGGCGCTCAGAGCGCGACAGGGTGTAGCTGATCCAGCCGGTGTTCTTACCCACTTCTTTCTTCGCATACAGTTCCAGGCCATAGGCGCGGCTGTGGGAGGGTAGCAGATCTCCCTCTACCAGGGCGTTCAGGTACAGTTTGGAGTTGTCAATATAATCCAGCTGGTTCTCCATTTTCTTGTAGAACACTTCCGCAGAGGCTTCAAACACATCGTTCTTTGCATTGTAGAAGTAGCCCATGGATACCTGGTCTGCCACCTGCGGCTTAATGTTGTTGGAGCTGGGTGTCCAGATATCCACCGGGGTAGGGGAAGCGGTATTGGAGATTTGGTGCATGAACTGCGTGGTACGCGTGTAAGAGGCTTTCAGGGCCTGGTCATCGTTCAGGTTGTACCGCACGTTGATGCGGGGCTCCAGGTAGTGATAGTTGGTGATCACTTCATTGGCCTTGTAGTCTGTGGTATGATCCAGCGGTTTGCGGATGCCCGGTGTAGTATCGCGGAAATAATATGCGGTGCCGGCGCCCAGGTACGCAAAGTCGGAGAAGCGGAGGCCGTATTGTACCCCAAATTTCTTCCCAATCTTGTATTCATGATCTATATACACGGCTGCTTCCACGGCGTGCTTGTCCGGCAGGATGGTGGCCATCTGGTCTTGCCCGCTGGAACCTATGCCTGTACCGGGTTTGAAGGTATAGTAAATCGCATTGGCGCCAAAGTGGATGGTGTTGCTGCTATTGAGATAGTAGGTGAATGCCGGTTTAAAACCATAGTTCTTGATATTGGATTTCCAGCTATAACCTTCGCTTTGTTCGTTAGGGTCCTTGCTGGTGCTGTTATTAAAGCTGATGTTGTAATCATAGTTGCTGTAATAAGCGGTGGCATTCAGGAAGATGCGGTCTGTAAACACATGGTTCCAGCGCACACTGGCGGTGGAGTTGCCCCAGTTCAGGTTTGCCTGTTTCTGGAAGCCAAATACGTCGCGCCCCAGGTAGCCGCTTACAAACAGGGTATTGTTCTTATTGAGTTTAAAATTGAGCTTGCCGGTAATGTCGTAGAAGTTCAGTTTCGTGTCTTTCATATCGCCTTTGAGGAAAGGTTTCATGAGCACGTCCACATAAGAGCGGCGGGCTGCCAGGATGAAAGAGGATTCATCTTTTTTGATGGGGCCTTCCACGCTTACACGGCTGAAGATGTCGCCGATACCGCCATTCACCTGCATTTTCTGGTTGTTGCCATCTTTCATGCGGATGTCCAGTACGGAGGAAGTACGGCCGCCAAATTCGGCAGGGAAGCCACCTTTCATGAGGTTGAGGCTTTTTACCGCATCAGGGTTGAACACAGAGAAGAAGCCCAGCATGTGGGAGGAGTTGTATACCGGGGCCTCATCCAGCAGGATCAGGTTTTCATCGGTGGCACCACCGCGCACATTGAAACCGGAGGACCCTTCCCCCACGGTGGTTACGCCCGGGAGCGACTGGATAGCGCGCAGCACATCCACTTCACCCATGAAGGTGGGCATCTTTTTCATCTGGGCCATGCTCAGTTTTTGCAGGCCGGTGCTCATGGTGTTTACCGGCTTGTCATTTTGCTTGCCGGTGATGGTCACCTCGTTCAACTGGCTGCTGGACTGTTCCAGCTTTACATCCAGTGATTGGTTGCCTTTAAGGACTACAGTGGTCTTGTAAGTGGTGTAACCTACATAAGTGAACTGCAGTTCGTGCGTGCCGGTGGGTAGGGTAAGGCTGTAGAAGCCGTACTCATTGGTCACCGTGCCGAGGCCGGAACCCGGTACGCCAATGGAAATGCCGATGAGGCTTTCGCCGTTCTGTTTGTCTTTTACATAGCCCCGGAGGGTGTAGCGTTGCTGTGCCATAGCGGTTTGCGCCAGCAATACTGTGAGCAGCAGCACAAACGCGTTGCGGATTGTTTTCATAGCCGGTGGTCGTTTAGGTAAAACCAGTTTTTAGAATGTCGTGCTAATCAGACACGCCATCAATGGTCTACCCTCATGAGGGTGTTAAAAAAGTTTTAAGTAGTGAGTGACGGGTATCCGGCCGCATAGCCGGTAAAGCGGGGGCTGATATTTTGCCCCGCTACATTAAGAATGTGCAAAAAAAGTGGTTTTAAGGGTAGGGTGGGCGGTTTTTCGACCAATCTTTTTGAAAATTATAGGAACGGGCTTCACTGGATAACAAAAAAACGCAGGCCCCGGGAAAGGACTGCGTTTACGGTATGATCGGGCCTCAATTGTCCTGGTGCCTAGTAAGCCAGCGTAAAGCGGCGTTTAATGTGCTGTGGGTTTTCCAGTTCATCTACAATGGCCACTGCAAAGTCCTTGGTGGAAATGCGGCTGTCGCCTTTTTCATCTGCCACTACCTGGTCTGTGCCCAGGCGGAACTTGCCGGTACGGGGGCCGGGCTCTATGATCATGGCGGGGCTGAGCACGGTCCAGTCCAGGTCATCCTGGGCCTTGATGGTATAGAAAGCCTCGCGGGTAGCGGTGGCACCGGCTTTCCAGACCTCGGGAAATTCCGGGGTGTCCAGCAGTTGCAGGCCCGGCTCTATTTCCAGGCTGCCGGCGCCGCTCACGGCAATGAAGCGCTTAATGCCGGCATCGCGGGTGCCATTGAGAATGCTGCGGATGGCGCGGCCGTAGGTATCTATGATGTCTGATGCATCATGGCCGGCATTGTAGGCGCTGATCACCGCATCGTTGCCTTCCAGGGCGGCGGCCAGGGCATCTTCATCCAGTACGTCTGCCTTGATCACGGTAAGATCAGGAGATTGGATGGTGATCTTGGAAACATCGCGTACGATAGCGGTTACGTGGTGGCCGCGATCCAGGGCTTCTGCGAGGATCTCTTTGCCAATGAACCCAGAGGCGCCAATGAGAGCTACTTTCATGATCTTGTGTTTAAAGTGTATCTATATGAATGATATGCTGTGCTTGCACAAATCGGAAGCCAAGTTTCGGTTGGATTTGTTAATAGTATTGTTGTAAAAAATATTACAGTTTCAGGTAAAAAAGATAGAGGATGTTTTATGCGTTGCTGCGGGGGCTTCTTTGCCTTGCAGCTGCTTGTGGCGCCCTTTGATGGTGATTGTGCCGGGTTTATGCCTGGTGTAACAGGGACAGCATTCTCTGGGGCGGAGGTATTGAATTTATCCCTTGTGTTGTAATGGCTGGGCGGCTTCCTTGCCTTTGCAGCCGCCAAACTGGGTACAGAACTCCTGCAGGCTGATGTCCTGCAGGCAATGGTGCACGGCATTGTCTATGCGGCAGAAGAGGTGATCCAGCGAAATGTTGATGCGCTTGCCTACGGGGCAATCTTCACTGGGCTGGTTGGGGGAGTAGCTGAAAATATGATTCTCTTTGATGGCCGCAAAAACATCGGAGAGCAGGATCTGGTCTACCGGGCGGGTAAGGCGGGAGCCGCCGTTCTTGCCTTCCTTGCTTTCTACCAGGCCGGCCATGCGCAGGGCACCCAGTTCTTTGCGCACCAGGGCGGGGTTTGCATTGAGGGAGCCGGCGAGGTACTCGGAAGAGGTCCATTCCTCTTCGCTGGTAGCGAGGAGGGAGAGGATGTGCACTGATATGGCGAATTTGCTTTTTACCATTCTGTAATAACGAGAATTACAGTACAAAGTTAAGCCGGGAATTGCAGACGGCAAAACTTTTGGGCCTTTTTTGTAAGGGTGGGGCCTCCCTCTTTTAAGGGCTGCGTCCCGGTTCCGGGACCGGTAGTCGCTGGTACGGAAGTCCGCTGAAGAATTTGAACAGCAAACCGGCATCGCACTGTCAATAGGCATACATTGAATGCACCCCGGGTATACGCTGTAAAAGGAAGCGGGCTGCATTCATTGTGCAGGATGCAGCCCGCTTTGTTTTGAATGGCCTTAAGAAGGTAGTATGGATGGATATTACCGGGTCAGCGTTTAGCAAATGCGATGGCATGCGTTTGGGGGGCGGGTTTCATTGCGCTTACCTGTTCCGTATTTACCGGTTTTTTCATGGTCACCACGGTGGTATTACTTGGGAATAGCACTGCCAGCGTGGGCGCAATTACCAGTGACACGATGGACATCAGTTTGATGAGGATGTTCATAGACGGGCCGGAGGTATCTTTGAAGGGATCGCCTACGGTATCACCGGTCACAGAGGCTTTGTGGGGCTCTGATTTTTTGTAATAGGTTTCACCATTGATCACCACTCCTTTTTCAAAGGACTTCTTGGCATTGTCCCAGGCGCCGCCGGCGTTGTTCTGGAAGAGGCCCATCAGCACACCACTCACCGTGGCGCCGGCCAGGAAACCGCCCAGTACTTCCGGGCCAAAGAGGAAACCGATAAGCAGGGGAGAGATCAGCGCAATGGCGCCGGGCAGCAACATTTCACGGATAGAAGCATTGGTGGAAATGGCCACGCATTTTTCATATTCGGGCTTGCCGGTGCCTTCCAGGATGCCGGGGATCTCGCGGAACTGGCGTCTTACTTCTTCCACCATGGCCATGGCTGCGCGCCCTACCGCCGCAATGGCCAGGGAAGAGAAGATGAAGGGGATCATACCACCTACAAAGAGACCGGCCAGTACATCTGCCTGGTAAATATCAATACCGTGGATATGGGATACCCCTACAAAAGCGGCAAACAGTGCCAGGGAGGTGAGCGCAGCAGAGGCAATGGCAAAGCCCTTGCCGGTAGCAGCGGTGGTGTTGCCCACGGCATCGAGGATGTCTGTTTTTTCACGCACATCTGCGGGCAGTTCGCTCATTTCTGCGATGCCGCCTGCGTTATCTGCAATGGGGCCAAATGCGTCAATGGCCAGCTGCATGGCGGTGGTGGCCATCATGCCGGCTGCGGCAATGGCCACCCCGTACAGGCCTGCAAAATGGTGGGAACCGTAAATACCGGCAGCCAGCACCAGCACGGGCAGCATGGTAGATTCCATGCCCACGGAAAGGCCGCCAATGATGTTGGTAGCATGGCCGGTGGCGGACTGGCGGATGATAGACAGCACGGGGCGTTTACCCATAGCCGTATAATATTCTGTGATGATGCTGATAAGGGTACCTACTACCAGGCCCACTACGATGGCGCCAAACACGCCGTCACGGGTAAAGGATTGCCCGCGCAGTACCAGCTGGCCGGTGGGCATGATCCACATGGTAAGGAAGTAGGTGGCAATGGCGGTGAGCACGATGGAGCCCCAGTTGCCCATGTTCAGGGCTTTCTGTACCACGTTGGTATTGAGACCGGCGGCATCGCTCACCCGCACAAAGAAGGTGGCAATGATAGAGAAGATGATGCCAATGCCTGCAATGAGCATGGGCAGCAGGATGGGGGAGAGACCGCCAAAATTGTCGGCAGCAGTGGTTTCTGAGCCCAGTACCATGGTGGCCAGCACGGTGGCTACGTAAGAACCGAAAAGGTCTGCACCCATACCGGCTACGTCACCCACATTGTCACCTACGTTATCCGCAATGGTGGCGGGGTTGCGGGGATCATCCTCGGGAATGCCGGCTTCCACTTTACCTACCAGGTCAGCGCCTACGTCTGCCGCCTTGGTGTAGATGCCACCGCCCACGCGGGCAAAGAGGGCAATGCTTTCCGCACCCAGGGAAAAGCCGGTGAGCACCTCGATGGTCTTGGTCATTTCAAATGTATTGGCGCTGGCGCCGAAATAAGCTTTAAGCACGATAAATAAACCACCCAGGCCCAGTACGGCCAGGCCGGCTACGCCCATGCCCATCACAGAACCGCCGGTAAAGGATACCTGCAGGGCCTTGGCCAGGCTGGTACGCGCTGCCTGCGCGGTGCGCACATTGGCCTTGGTAGCGATCTTCATACCAATGAAGCCTGCGCTGGCGGAAAACACGGCGCCCATAATAAAGGCTACGGCAATGGTCCAATCTGAATTAGGATGGGAAGCGCCCATAAAACCGAGCAGGAGGGCGGCGATGATCACGAAGTAGATCAGTATTCTGTACTCTGCTTTGAGAAAGGCCATGGCTCCATCGGCAATGTGTTTGGCGATTTCTGTCATGCGCTCATTTCCTGCATCCTGGCGGGACACCCATGCACTACGCAGGGCGGTAAATAACAAGGCTATGATTCCAAAAAACGGGACTAGATAAACGATGTTCATACTGATACTATGGTTTTTATAATCGTGGAAATAGGTGACTTCAATCAAATGCCGGTATCGTTCATCTGTCTGTCGCAGGCTATGCTGGCGGAGGCTAAAATATCGTCGGAGTTTTCACGGGCGTTACCGGCAAAACATTCAACAATATAACAATTTAACATTTAACAGGGAAGATTTTTGGAGCGGGCGCGGGGGCTTATTTTGCCCCCGCAATTTCCAGGTAGGCGG is from Chitinophaga parva and encodes:
- a CDS encoding DUF4249 domain-containing protein is translated as MQKYSLLILVALGLFFTACTDTINLNVPNKKNYPVLDAVITDQPGVQKIRFTSSVPYQDNNAAPVLSDATMTLFDLTSNNSYPFRFGADGYYSYDPGTGKSIGILGHVYKLHIEYKGDIYEAYDTIKRIPEIDSITYKYKSKDDNIAGKEGYFARVFITDIKGATDYYWLRAYRNNLQTRNTDAFAVDGAFDEGVADGFQLIMPLSESITRDDKPYQLGDTVIVQFSSLSYPTYNFMNQAYNQINNGGLFATVLENVKSNALNTVPSSSNKILGWFSTTSVRYKSIIIQK
- a CDS encoding sodium-translocating pyrophosphatase; amino-acid sequence: MNIVYLVPFFGIIALLFTALRSAWVSRQDAGNERMTEIAKHIADGAMAFLKAEYRILIYFVIIAALLLGFMGASHPNSDWTIAVAFIMGAVFSASAGFIGMKIATKANVRTAQAARTSLAKALQVSFTGGSVMGMGVAGLAVLGLGGLFIVLKAYFGASANTFEMTKTIEVLTGFSLGAESIALFARVGGGIYTKAADVGADLVGKVEAGIPEDDPRNPATIADNVGDNVGDVAGMGADLFGSYVATVLATMVLGSETTAADNFGGLSPILLPMLIAGIGIIFSIIATFFVRVSDAAGLNTNVVQKALNMGNWGSIVLTAIATYFLTMWIMPTGQLVLRGQSFTRDGVFGAIVVGLVVGTLISIITEYYTAMGKRPVLSIIRQSATGHATNIIGGLSVGMESTMLPVLVLAAGIYGSHHFAGLYGVAIAAAGMMATTAMQLAIDAFGPIADNAGGIAEMSELPADVREKTDILDAVGNTTAATGKGFAIASAALTSLALFAAFVGVSHIHGIDIYQADVLAGLFVGGMIPFIFSSLAIAAVGRAAMAMVEEVRRQFREIPGILEGTGKPEYEKCVAISTNASIREMLLPGAIALISPLLIGFLFGPEVLGGFLAGATVSGVLMGLFQNNAGGAWDNAKKSFEKGVVINGETYYKKSEPHKASVTGDTVGDPFKDTSGPSMNILIKLMSIVSLVIAPTLAVLFPSNTTVVTMKKPVNTEQVSAMKPAPQTHAIAFAKR
- a CDS encoding NAD(P)-dependent oxidoreductase, yielding MKVALIGASGFIGKEILAEALDRGHHVTAIVRDVSKITIQSPDLTVIKADVLDEDALAAALEGNDAVISAYNAGHDASDIIDTYGRAIRSILNGTRDAGIKRFIAVSGAGSLEIEPGLQLLDTPEFPEVWKAGATATREAFYTIKAQDDLDWTVLSPAMIIEPGPRTGKFRLGTDQVVADEKGDSRISTKDFAVAIVDELENPQHIKRRFTLAY
- a CDS encoding TonB-dependent receptor, giving the protein MKTIRNAFVLLLTVLLAQTAMAQQRYTLRGYVKDKQNGESLIGISIGVPGSGLGTVTNEYGFYSLTLPTGTHELQFTYVGYTTYKTTVVLKGNQSLDVKLEQSSSQLNEVTITGKQNDKPVNTMSTGLQKLSMAQMKKMPTFMGEVDVLRAIQSLPGVTTVGEGSSGFNVRGGATDENLILLDEAPVYNSSHMLGFFSVFNPDAVKSLNLMKGGFPAEFGGRTSSVLDIRMKDGNNQKMQVNGGIGDIFSRVSVEGPIKKDESSFILAARRSYVDVLMKPFLKGDMKDTKLNFYDITGKLNFKLNKNNTLFVSGYLGRDVFGFQKQANLNWGNSTASVRWNHVFTDRIFLNATAYYSNYDYNISFNNSTSKDPNEQSEGYSWKSNIKNYGFKPAFTYYLNSSNTIHFGANAIYYTFKPGTGIGSSGQDQMATILPDKHAVEAAVYIDHEYKIGKKFGVQYGLRFSDFAYLGAGTAYYFRDTTPGIRKPLDHTTDYKANEVITNYHYLEPRINVRYNLNDDQALKASYTRTTQFMHQISNTASPTPVDIWTPSSNNIKPQVADQVSMGYFYNAKNDVFEASAEVFYKKMENQLDYIDNSKLYLNALVEGDLLPSHSRAYGLELYAKKEVGKNTGWISYTLSRSERQTAGISGGNWILNRYDRTHNLSIVATHEFDKRHSLSANFTYASGTPATYADARLEYQQWDIPYNTTDERSNYRLPAYHRLDLSYTLKGHQRKRWQGEWVFSLYNVYMRRNAYSIFFQQDPDNPAHREAVRLSIIGSVIPGVTYNFKF
- a CDS encoding Rrf2 family transcriptional regulator; the protein is MQPASFYSVYPGCIQCMPIDSAMPVCCSNSSADFRTSDYRSRNRDAALKRGRPHPYKKGPKVLPSAIPGLTLYCNSRYYRMVKSKFAISVHILSLLATSEEEWTSSEYLAGSLNANPALVRKELGALRMAGLVESKEGKNGGSRLTRPVDQILLSDVFAAIKENHIFSYSPNQPSEDCPVGKRINISLDHLFCRIDNAVHHCLQDISLQEFCTQFGGCKGKEAAQPLQHKG